The following are encoded together in the Candidatus Aramenus sp. CH1 genome:
- a CDS encoding AMP-binding protein — MDYSTAYQLAIERPENYWGPFASSLKWFKGWEKALDGRSWFVNGKTNIAWNSLSHRGKALIWYGERDYREVSYDELDRMSRQMASRLPGRGKRVAIYMPNTPEAIATVLACARKGVIYSLIFAGLGEEAVKARLDDFKPDLLVKADKTYRRGKEIPLYFKGDVVLEREKALDFPEEFKGFEEVESNEPLKVMYTSGTTGRPKGIVLPHGAWMVGDYVVFNLMFSLKPGDVVFTTADIGWITFSRIMYATLLHGATLVFMEGAPDYPKDRVAKIIDEVRPKVFFTSPTLLRLLRKLNVKPPRVEFAATAGEIMDEVSWDFVKTFSDRYTDVYGQTEMGYVVGTPFSLGVEPKKSFAGVPFPGAVLDTVEEGKHVDGVGELVLKTPFPTQFIGVLNNNEKYREYMRFGFHHSGDLAVIEGGYVRIVGRTDDVIKVAGHRLTSGEVESVLQSIPGVVEVAAVGVPDEVKGEVIEVFVVGEVDEEEVRKKVRDSLGPIYVVDKVFKVNRLPRSRSGKVMRRALRDAVLGKKFDETLLEDPEVMREIIEAIVFKKSI; from the coding sequence ATGGACTATAGCACAGCTTACCAATTGGCTATAGAGAGGCCAGAGAACTACTGGGGACCCTTTGCCTCCTCCCTCAAGTGGTTTAAGGGGTGGGAAAAAGCCCTAGATGGCAGGTCGTGGTTTGTCAACGGGAAAACTAACATAGCGTGGAACTCCCTCTCCCATAGGGGAAAGGCTCTCATTTGGTACGGTGAGAGGGACTACAGGGAAGTCAGTTACGACGAGCTGGACAGGATGTCTAGGCAGATGGCCTCGAGACTGCCGGGGAGGGGAAAGAGGGTCGCAATCTACATGCCAAATACGCCAGAGGCGATAGCCACGGTACTAGCGTGCGCTAGGAAGGGGGTGATTTACTCGCTCATCTTCGCCGGGCTTGGAGAGGAGGCGGTCAAGGCTAGGCTAGACGACTTCAAGCCAGATCTCCTAGTAAAGGCGGACAAGACCTATAGGCGTGGTAAGGAGATACCCCTTTACTTTAAGGGGGACGTAGTGCTGGAGAGGGAGAAAGCGCTTGACTTCCCTGAGGAGTTCAAGGGCTTCGAGGAGGTGGAGAGCAACGAGCCCCTCAAGGTCATGTACACCTCAGGGACTACTGGAAGGCCAAAGGGTATAGTCCTCCCCCATGGGGCGTGGATGGTAGGAGACTACGTGGTGTTCAACTTAATGTTCTCCCTGAAGCCTGGGGACGTGGTATTTACTACTGCCGACATAGGCTGGATAACTTTCTCGAGGATAATGTATGCCACCCTGTTGCACGGTGCCACCCTCGTCTTCATGGAGGGAGCCCCGGACTACCCCAAAGACAGGGTGGCAAAGATAATCGACGAGGTTAGGCCAAAGGTCTTCTTTACTTCCCCCACGCTTTTGAGACTACTGCGGAAGCTCAACGTTAAGCCCCCAAGGGTTGAGTTCGCGGCCACTGCAGGAGAGATCATGGACGAGGTAAGCTGGGACTTCGTGAAGACTTTCTCCGACCGTTACACTGACGTGTACGGTCAGACGGAGATGGGCTACGTCGTGGGAACTCCCTTTAGTCTGGGCGTGGAGCCTAAGAAGTCCTTTGCGGGAGTACCTTTCCCTGGGGCCGTGTTGGACACTGTGGAGGAGGGAAAGCACGTGGACGGGGTGGGTGAACTGGTACTCAAAACCCCTTTCCCTACGCAGTTTATCGGCGTCTTGAACAACAACGAGAAGTACAGGGAGTACATGAGGTTCGGCTTCCACCACTCGGGGGACCTAGCGGTGATTGAAGGGGGCTATGTCAGGATAGTGGGGAGGACTGATGACGTGATCAAGGTGGCCGGTCACAGGCTGACAAGCGGGGAGGTCGAGTCGGTCCTCCAGAGCATACCCGGGGTTGTCGAGGTGGCCGCAGTTGGCGTGCCAGACGAGGTAAAGGGGGAGGTGATTGAAGTCTTCGTTGTAGGCGAGGTGGACGAGGAAGAGGTGAGAAAGAAGGTGAGGGATTCCCTTGGGCCAATATACGTTGTAGACAAGGTCTTCAAAGTCAACAGGCTACCTAGGTCGAGGAGCGGGAAGGTGATGAGGAGGGCGTTGAGGGACGCTGTGTTGGGCAAGAAGTTCGACGAGACCCTCTTAGAGGACCCGGAGGTAATGAGGGAAATTATTGAGGCAATAGTGTTTAAAAAATCTATATAG